Sequence from the Microbacterium sp. 1.5R genome:
CAGTCAGACCCGCGCCGAGACGGACGACACCCGGGCCGCGATCGCGGTGTTCGGTGTCGAGCCCGGCTTCGACGCTGCCGCCCCCTCCGAGAACGGACGGCTGCGCCTGTCGGTGCCCGCGGCGGACGCGCTCGCCGCGAAGGTCGGCGAGCAGATCGAGATCGCGGGCGTCTCCTACGACGTCGAGTCGATCGAGGGAGATGCCTGGTACAGCCACACTCCGGTCGTGCAGATGACCCTGCAGGATTGGCAGGCGTACTCGGCATCCACCGGAAACCCTGACGCCTACGCCACGGTCCTCGCTGTCACGGGAGCCCCCGACTGGGATGCCGCGGATGCGGCGAACGACACGATCTCCGAGACGACGCTCGGATCGCTGTCGGCACTCAGCGCCTTCCGCTCCGAGATCGGATCGCTCCTGCTCATAGTCGGCATGCTGTTCGGCATCTCGGGACTCGTCATCGGGGCGTTCTTCACCGTCTGGACGATGCAGCGCAAGGGCGATGTCGCCGTCCTCAAAGCGCTCGGCGCGAGCACGCGCTCCCTGATCCGAGACGCGTTGGGGCAGGCGCTGATCGTCCTGCTGGCGGGCATCGGCATCGGGCTGAGCCTGGTCACCGCGCTCGGCCTGCTCGCGGGCACCGCCCTCCCTTTCCTGCTGAGTCCTGTCACGACCATCCTTCCGGGCGGCATCATGATCGCCCTCGGCCTCGCAGGCGCCGCCTTCGCCCTGCGCTCCGTCACCTCCGCCGACCCTCTCACCGCCCTCGGGAGCAACCGATGATCCGTCT
This genomic interval carries:
- a CDS encoding ABC transporter permease, coding for MFVALRDLRFAKGRFILIGSVVALITLLVGFLSGLTGGLAIQNVSGVLALPADRIVFSAPSGGDGAASFADSAITEQQANDWAQTAGVTDARPLGISQTRAETDDTRAAIAVFGVEPGFDAAAPSENGRLRLSVPAADALAAKVGEQIEIAGVSYDVESIEGDAWYSHTPVVQMTLQDWQAYSASTGNPDAYATVLAVTGAPDWDAADAANDTISETTLGSLSALSAFRSEIGSLLLIVGMLFGISGLVIGAFFTVWTMQRKGDVAVLKALGASTRSLIRDALGQALIVLLAGIGIGLSLVTALGLLAGTALPFLLSPVTTILPGGIMIALGLAGAAFALRSVTSADPLTALGSNR